The segment AGTGCGCGCACGGCCTTGAAGAGGACCCGCTCTCCCATCGCCAGCGAGACTTCGTGGTGCTCGACCTCATAACCAAACGACCCCGCCATTCCGCAGCAGCCGGAGTCGACCTCCCGGACGGTGGCCTCCGGCAGCCATCGCAGCGCGGCGAGCGACGGCTGCGTCCCGACCATCGCCTTTTGATGACAGTGCCCGTGGAGCA is part of the bacterium genome and harbors:
- a CDS encoding FAD-binding oxidoreductase codes for the protein LHGHCHQKAMVGTQPSLAALRWLPEATVREVDSGCCGMAGSFGYEVEHHEVSLAMGERVLFKAVRALPPDALVVAAGASCRQQILQGTGRRAVHLTEALDGALDAPGG